From the genome of Solanum pennellii chromosome 6, SPENNV200:
taatttcttttcatgtGCAGAACACCCTCTGCACCACTTGGATATTCTCATgattttttagttatttgaaaaagaaaatcccTTTTCTTTGTTTGGTCTTTCCTTGGCAAATGATAAACCACCCTGCTAGCAATATGGAAAGATGAGGTCCAAGAGATTAGTTAAATTGGCAAGGCAAAAGTGGAAGTCTCtccatttctttatatttttaagcAACCAAGCTGAAAATGGATGTCTCTTCATTTGAatctatatgacatattttgttttaaaatgtcTCAGAAAGTTTTATGCACTTCCAAAATGATACTACTGTATAGAAGTTGCATTCAAGTAATTAGAGTTTCTCGCCATGAAGGATGCGTCCCTTGTGAACTAAAGTTTCAACAGTTCAATTCAATGTTTTTCTTCTATTACTATGCTATCATAtgcaatttaaagtgatttcttAGTTTCTGTTTCCAATCAAACTatgtcatataaaatgaaacagcCTGATTGTATGTCTCAAAGCTGTGTTGAATATCAATATATTACCAGATTTTGTAAATACTGCTGCATAGTCATATCTGCAATTGATTACACTGCTCTGTTTGGTTATCAAAAAGTAGTATATGCTTGCTGTTAACCATATCATTATTAAATGCTTTAACATGCAGTTGGTGGGCACTTGTAGAAAAATCATGGGATATCTCACAAAATTACCCCCAAATTCTTCCGTTCTACTCTAATTTTGATCAGGTATGTTCTGAGCTTGtttgtttttcataatattGTTTTCTGCTTCCTTCatctttttacaaaataaaatgcaGATTTATTGCTTGTATCTTCTACCTACAATGCTAAGGTGGGTTGTCTTCATATGATCCTTATCTCAAGTACTAGTTATGTAACTTATGTTTAACTTTTTGTTGAATAGCTCACTTAGAGAAGTACAACCAGCATGCTTAGAAACTTTTGTACTCTTACTAGAAACATGTTTAACCTGAATTTCAAGAAGCAAATAATTATGATTCAAGAGTGAATAGAAGAGTCTAGGCCATTACCGTGGTTCCTGCATGTCGGAGAGGGAAGGAACTATGTATGTCAttgtatattaattaatttgattagcAACACGGATAAAAGCATGATCAAATGGTCCAGTGTGAAACTTAAAGCTGAAGACGCCATGTAATGCATAAGCAGAAAGGTGTCCTTAATTACAATAGGTATCGGATAAAATTGTCATGTACTGAAAGTTAATGGGAGATGCAAGCAGTTCCCAAAAACAAAAAGGGTCCCCATCTTGGTCCAAAGGTGCTTCTATGGCTTTTATGAATAACAGGGAGAAGGCTGAGGCAATTAAAATGTTTTCTATTCAAAAATTCTATGAGGTGGTAATGGCCACTAACATCCATGTTATCATCATCAGGGTCATGGTTACCAGTTTACAGTCGATGGAAAGCAAATGTCACAGACTCCTTGGAACAACATTTCTTCCCAAAGCTTTCAGGTGTCTTTCCGGATTTTTTTTTTCGAGCTTATTGTTATTAAATGAAGTAAAAGTATAGCATTTGTCAGGAGTTccaattttggagaaatttCTGTTTAATGTAGTTGTCCTCTAAGATCTAAAACAAAGCATTGAACTCCAATTTTTACATGTTACAACTTACAATAATTATAGACAATTTCATTGATTTGTCTGGTGCACAGTTCCTACAACTAAGATGTATGTTCATATCATCTCATGTACTTTCTAGTTTTACATAATGTTACTGTTATCGTCAAAAGTATTCATGCAATTAGGCACAATATATGGAGATACAGACTGTTTCAGTAATTTCTGAAACCTTTTACAGAGGCATGTTATTCTTGTCCTCCGTTTCACGGGGATGTCTTGAACTACATGATTTGCTCTTCAGATTAATTTTTGAAAGGTAATAAGTTAAATAGAGTGTAAGTGACTAGAACTGACAGCACAACTAGTATTTCCTTGTTATTCCCTACTTGAATTTGTCTAACACcttgtgaaatatttttcttgagttttgtTTGCAAAAATTCTTCTTTAACCACTACACagtaaaataattgaatatctGGTAAGAGTTGTCGTTTGCAATCTACGTAATTCTTAATATGTTTATGAGTATACTGATGTTATTTTAGCTCTTAGATTCTATACCATGTCATCACTAAGATAATCCATCCCCTTTTGCAAACTTCTCACCCTTTCTAACATATACACATTCTTCTCAGCCTTTCCTGAGGTTTTCTGGAGAATCAACTGGAGGGAATCTAAAAGTTGCTGTTGAGTAAGTTTCTGTGCTTATTACATTTAGTTTTCGATCTTCCTGATAGTCCCTTGTTTCAGTCTGATGATCTATCACATGTAAAGTCTTATTTGAAGCATTTGACACTTAAATTCTGGAGAAAATGGTTTAATATGTAAATCTTTCTACATAAGCCatcataaatacataaaaatgcACAAAGTTGGACACCAGCACATGTAAACTGTAGTGTCTCTTTGCCCTCTGTTCTAGATTAGAAATTTTTGTGACATTGGTGAACCTTAAATTGTCTCTCTCTGAGACCCAATGCAGTTTGTGACGGCAGCTTCATTTGAGATAACCAAACATTCCCTTTGTTTTCATAGTTTATCAGTGAAGAATCTTAGAAATGCCTATTTATTGGGAATGTTAAAGCCCACCAGTTCAGCAACTCAGAACATTGGAGAATTTAACCAGCAATTCAGCTGAAAGCTGTCTGGTTTTGCTATCCTGCTATTAGTAGGTTATAGCAGTTCCTACTCTTTAGTTCTCCTTAATGTACCTACATTCTCTTTAACAGTAAGCACAGTTATGCctttcaacaaaaatatttccctATCTCCAACTACCTTCCCATTTCCAATCACCTTCTTTTGGGACCCCGGGTTATCATCTTCTTAACAAACCCAGAAAAATCACCTTTCCCCTTTTTCTCTTTCAGAAAGTTTTTAGTCCCTGCAATCATCAAATCTCCTATTAGCTATTCCCTCACTGGAAAATCATCTgttatttctcttttcttttgatttcatTGAAGATCATAAGAAAATAGGACTTTCACATCTTCATTTAGAGGGAATCAGAGGTACCTTCATGTTTGTAGGTTGAAGGATATATAAGCAGCATGCCTATCCTTTTCTgagtttaaaatatattttgcttTTTCTTACTGGTCACGATCAATCACGAGGAAGAATACCTCGAGACTAGAGTTGAATCCTCGTAACAGTCAAATCCCACACAGCACCCGTCCATCTCATAACCCTTATATCTACCATGTAGTAGGTTACAGAACCCTGTATGTTTTTATATGTAAACAAATATCCTGCTCTACCATTAGATTCCATTTTCACCTTCCTTGCATATCACTTCTAATGATGGCTTATGTTCCACCAAATCCATGGACCATGCCTATGGTTGATCATTGGGAACTTGTATCAAATATATCAGGTGTTCCAGTTGTCGAATCAAAATAGCCTCAATCACTCACCAGAACCTTAACCTCTAGAATTGGAAAACAAAACCAAGGCTTGCTGCAGACTAGCACCCAAACAAATAgcaccaaaagaaaaaattggagCTGCTCACTAACCAACAAAAGCAGCCTTAGTTTCCCATAGAAGACTCACTAGAAATAACCAATCAACATATGAGAATAATGTGCCAAACCAGAAACACAAATTAATCCACCGACCGGAGACAGGTCGAGCCAAAGCTTAGACAAAACAATGCAACTGGAGTGGATTCTCAAAGAACACGGATAAAATAGACAACAGCgagaaaatgtggaaaattaatgataaaaatttttcttcaaataatgAATTGGAAAGGGTAGTTAGGGGTGTAGATAATGGAAAGAGAAGTGGGTAGATTGCTGACCTACTAGGCTACTACTTTCATTTGGTATGATAGCAAAATAtcctccctctctctctcacacacacacacacataaatatatatatatataaatatgtgtgtgtgtgtgcgctcGCACGCTTACGCGTGTGTCTATATGTAATGCATGTTAACATATCGGGGCTTTATGTGATTCCTTTTTTCATAGTAGCTTCTAGCTGGTGTGCGTTTCTGTTCAATGATTTGATTTGGGAACTAGTCATCTGTATTGGATTTGACCAATGCATGGATGTTGCAGTATCAAGGAGCCATCTTATAATGGAGGAGGGAACCTAACATTCAATGGAACACTTGAGGGTGATTTTCAATTCTCAGCAAGGTTGTTTGAAGGGAAGCTTCTGTTAGCAGATTTACCTGTTCATTTTACATATTCCGTAagccacttttttttttttgggtaactGGTAACTTTATCTGTAAGCCACCTTTTTCTTTGGGATAATAGTTGTTGCAGTTCCTAATTGTTACAAATCACTTGCAAAGACATACTGATAATtttcaccaaccacagaaatcCTTTTACAAAGATTTGTTACCTCTCTTGTGGAGGGGATTTATACTACCTAAGGCCAGTTGTTTAGTGTTCACCTGAGAGTAGTGCTGTGTTGTTATCTCAGGATCCTGTAATAAAATTCTCTAGGTGATCTAATTTACTCAACAAGAATAAATACATTACCTTACTCTAGGACATTGAAATATACAGgttttttttctaaagaatGTGTACCTTTTCAAGTGGCCAATGTCAAATACTGACtttgaattatcaatttctACCCTTAAGGCCCTTACCAAAAAATATCCTAACCCTAGGGGCTGCCAGTAAATTACTCTCTTTTTTTCGTATGGACTCATCCTTCTTTCCTGCTTGGTGAGTTTCCTGAGATATATTACCCCTCCAAATGGCCCAACTTCTGCAGAGATATGAAAAGTTCATGTTGTGATGGTATACATGTATGTTTGTTTCCCTGGTTGTACTTGTTCATTTATAATCTGTTACGCTTATAATGCAGGTAAAATCAAATGGAAGCTCTCTGTTGGGCTTATCTCTTGAGTTCACTTCTGCTGCCGCGGAGCAAAAATCAGTATTACTTGCTTCTTCGGGTGATTCTTTGCTGACTATGAGTCGTTTTGTTAGACATTTTGACAATGTTATAATGCCTCATCGTGTTACTAAATTAGAGAGTGAATCATCATGGGTCATACAAGAAAGTAGTATATCAATGGAAGGATACACATTAACAAAAATCCATGCTGTATGCTATAAATTAAGACCTGAAGTTCACAAATCAGAAAGTCAAGGTAAAACCATGGCGCTTTCTCCATCAGAATATCATGCAGTGCTTGGTCATCTTGCAATAAATAGTTTGACGCTGAATTCCGACTTCCCACCATCAACTTCATGGCTTGTTGAAGGTAACTTCACTAAATTGTCGTCTTCCAATTCAAATGGCTCCAGGAAACTCAATGTCAAGCTTGATTGGAAATTGAAAGGCGGGAAGACTCACCCTTTCCCTAAGTATAATATCTACGTCAAGAAACAACCCGATCTCTTAATTGCAGAATCAAATGGATCACTTCAGCTAGTCCACGAGTACCTGGGAGTTGCGGTACTTGAAGCATATTATGTATCTGATCTTGTAGTTCCCTCTGGCACTTCAAGCGTTACATTCATCATTCAAGTTTGCAGTCTGGATGGATCTCTCCAAAAGCTAGAAGAGTCTCCATCTCTTGATTTAGATGTTCAAGGTTCTTAaatctataaattaaattgtcaACTGTTCCAGGTTGGACTAAAATTAAGTGTTGCACATTTAGACGTGATGCAGAATAATGTGGTTTATGTATGCAGATTGTTGTATCTGTACAATAATGTATAATTATTGAACGTGCGAAGGCGGTAATCGCGGAAATTCCCTCTTCATAATGTTTGATATTGCAGTATCAGGTTAACAGTTAAAGGCTTGATAAGGAGAGTTATCAATCAAAGGTGTATTGTAGTGGAATTGGTACACCATGGTTGGAACACTAGTCTTATTTGGAAATTATTCATGTTTATGAAATGGTCATTTTACTTTAGAATTAGAATAAAACAATTGAATAAAGTTCAAAAGGGCAAGTTCTCACTACATCCTAATCCAACTTCCAAggcttttttttcttttcaacttaACTACTACACAAATTATTTAGCGGTCTTTTattaagagaaaataaaaagatatcaaTAGAAATAAGTACAAACAAAGAGGGTTAGGTCTTACTTTACAAGGCTTGGTCAGaattataaaacatttaaatagtTGAACCCTCTAAATTGCGAAAAGCGATACTACATTAATTGAAAGCGATACTACATTAATTGAGATGATACTAGTTGAAAGAATACCTTTTGATTTGAGGAAAAAAGTTGCCAAATCACCTTTGAGTTGTAGCACATGATTATTTCTGTTAGGATTAAGAAAGTGTGTGTTCTTTTAAACTCTAAATGGTTAATACTTAATAAGATAACTTAGATGAGCataataaaagaaggaaaaattatataaattagtacattttaaaaaataattactgatttagcaatactttttgtttattatcatttatagcaatgttttgtcaaatctgtaatatgtactaaaagtgaattatgtgtgcaatatatatgaattataattgttttttgaaatatattatgttgatttggtaaaaaattgtcacattgtattataagtgtattaaaatgtgtggtGAATGTATTAATAATCATTAAAGTTtgtataatatatgaataataaattgttctttgtaatatgtattaaacttatattataaatgaattaaaagtgatcaagtaaaaaaaatattattactataaatgataaatatttttttattatagtatatttatgtaagtttcctaTAAAAGAGAAGACGAAAAGATAAAGGTGGAACCAAATTTTAAAAGCGCAATTTAATTGCAACGAAGGAAAAGTGATGTTCAGATTTTAGTTTCTAATATAGTTTGAAAACTTGTTTgtcataaattttaaagttgcagaaaataaattgtaatcacaaaaaaatataaagaaacataattttatcaataaatattgtGAGTATAAATCTGTTTATTTCTTGATTACTTTCTCCTAAAATCTCTTAAGATACTCTCTAATTCTCTTTTAAGTTCTCTTAAGATTTCTCCATAAAGATTGTTAGTGACGTATTTCTCGAATTAAGATGATATAGatcttctttaaatttattgatCTTCATTAATCTTTGTGaatattttacaaatttgtGAAACATAAGTTAAATTTTAGGATAAAATAGCCTCCAAAACTTctaactaaaatcaaataaatcttaTAAACTCCAACTTAAATTAAACACGTCTTGTGCCACAAATTTTCAATTTCCACACTAACTTTTGTTTAGAGATTCCAAAGTTTGTTAGTGTAACAAGgacaaaacaaagaagaaagagcatggaagaaaatgaaaagcCAAAAGCCACAATGCTTGCAACCTTCATTTGGAAGCATTATTGGTCTCGAGCCGccgaaaataaaagaaaaaatgaaaatggatGGCCAAGGAAAGACTACATTCTTAAATggattaattataaattttaataatattttttatatattattttttataataatactatgttaaatctggaatatatattaaaagtgaattatatatgcAATGTATATGTACTATAACtgcttttaaatatattatgtttgtttagtAAGAAATTGACAGAagtatattaaaatgtgtgaaaaATGTGGTATccatcaataaaacttgtaATATATGTGaacaataaatcattttttgtaatatatattaaaaatatattataaatgtattacaagtgatcaagtaaaaaaatgttattgctataaatggtaaatattttcttaatatagtatatttgtgtaatttttagtgtacaaaattattattggGAAACTTACATAGATCTagtacatataaaaaatatttaccatttatagcaacaatattttttttcattttatcacttctaatacatttatcatacacttttaattcatattacaaaaaataatttattattcatatataatacaagttttattgatgaataatacatttagcacatatttaatacacttataatacaatgtgtcaattTCTCATCaaacaagcataatatatttttttaaaaaatcataatacatatatatgcatacttaattcacttttaatacatatgacagttttaatataatattgatataaCTAGTAATAAAAAAcatcacaaaatttaataattacttattaaaaaacatttattcaaaaaaatttaatattattattggaCTTGTCATTGTTGTAACTTGTATACTTGTTTATACAACTTTTTTGTAACGGAAAatggcctaaaataccctcaaagtattagaaatagtacaaaattaccctccatccacctattggctccaaaataccctttccacccacctattggNNNNNNNNNNNNNNNNNNNNNNNNNNNNNNNNNNNNNNNNNNNNNNNNNNNNNNNNNNNNNNNNNNNNNNNNNNNNNNNNNNNNNNNNNNNNNNNNNNNNNNNNNNNNNNNNNNNNNNNNNNNNNNNNNNNNNNNNNNNNNNNNNNNNNNNNNNNNNNNNNNNNNNNNNNNNNNNNNNNNNNNNNNNNNNNNNNNN
Proteins encoded in this window:
- the LOC107021367 gene encoding cytosolic endo-beta-N-acetylglucosaminidase 1-like; this translates as MTFNFRSYFKSHHPQTLASLKSILNSLFTLLSKFNPMAANQNSVHPSDDPPPFDPSEPSIPVSYPLKTLEELESRSYFDSFHFPFNKASVKLPPYAANELPKRRRLLVCHDMAGGYLDDKWIQGGNNPDAYAIWHWYLIDVFVYFSHSLVTLPPPCWINTAHKHGVKVLGTFILEWDEGKRIANKLLSSKNSAQMYAERLSELAAALGFDGWLVNMEVSLDVGQIPNLKEFVSHLTQSMHSLVPGSLVIWYDSVTIDGKLSWQDQLNEKNKPFFDISDGIFVNYTWRENYPKLSAEVAVDRKFDVYMGIDVFGRNTCGGGQWTTNLALDVIKRDNVSAAIFAPGWVYETKQLPDFQTAQNRWWALVEKSWDISQNYPQILPFYSNFDQGHGYQFTVDGKQMSQTPWNNISSQSFQPFLRFSGESTGGNLKVAVDIKEPSYNGGGNLTFNGTLEGDFQFSARLFEGKLLLADLPVHFTYSVKSNGSSLLGLSLEFTSAAAEQKSVLLASSGDSLLTMSRFVRHFDNVIMPHRVTKLESESSWVIQESSISMEGYTLTKIHAVCYKLRPEVHKSESQGKTMALSPSEYHAVLGHLAINSLTLNSDFPPSTSWLVEGNFTKLSSSNSNGSRKLNVKLDWKLKGGKTHPFPKYNIYVKKQPDLLIAESNGSLQLVHEYLGVAVLEAYYVSDLVVPSGTSSVTFIIQVCSLDGSLQKLEESPSLDLDVQGS